The genomic interval GCCGACGAGAAACGCCGCCGCGGTGTGCGGCATGCGCTTCAGAAGCCCGCCGAGCCGGTCGATCTCGCCGGTGCCCGAGGCGCGGATCACGGCGCCTGCGCCCAGGAAGAGCAGCCCCTTGAAGATCGCATGGTTGAGCACGTGCAGCAGCGCCCCGCCGAAGCCGAGGAAGGCCACGACCGGCATCCCGCGTGAGACCCCGAAGAGCCCCAGGCCGAATCCGATCGCGATGATGCCGATGTTCTCCACGCTGTGGTAGGCCAGCAGCGCCTTGAGCTCATGCTGCGCGAGCGCGTAGAGGACTCCCATCACGCCTGAGATCGCGCCGATCGCGATGAGGGTCCACCCCCACCACTCGGGCGGGGCACCAAGGAGCGTCAGAATGCGCATCAACCCGTATATCCCGGTCTTGATCATCACGCCGGACATCAGCGCAGAGACATGCGAAGGGGCCGCCGGATGCGCCTCCGGGAGCCAGACGTGCAAGGGCATGAACCCGGCCTTGGTCCCGAAACCGACGAGCGCCAGGATGAAGAGCGCGCCGGCGGAGGGCAGAGAGGCCGCAGCGCCCTTCCACTCCGAGAACTCCATGCTCCCGGCGTGCGCGGCCATGAGCGCGAAGAGGGCCAAGAGAAACGCGGTGCCGATATGGGTTGCGACGAGATAGGTGATCCCCGCGCGCCGCACGTTCGCGCGGTCGTCGTCCAAGGTCACCAGGAAGAAGGAGGCAATCGCCATCATCTCCCATGAGATGAGGAAGAGCATGCCGTTGCGCGCGATCACGACCATCGCCATGCCTGCCGCCAGGAGCCCGAAGAAGAGGGGCGATCGTCCCGCACCCGCGCGCCCGCGCATGTAGGCGCGGCCGTAGAGGGCGGACAGCGCCGTGAGCAGAAATATCGGGATCAGGAAAAATGAGGAGAGCGGATCGAGGCCGACCGAGAATGCGGCGTACGGGATCGGCCACGCATGAAAGTACGAGACGAGATCGCCGCGAAGGAACGCGAGCGTCGAGAAGACGAGCCCCGTTGCGGCGCCGATCATCGCAAGGGCCGCGGCGATCCCTCCGCCGCGCCCCCTGCCCACAAGCGCGGGCACGCCGGAGAACGCGACGAGCGCGATGGCTGACAAAAGCAGCGCCACCTATGCGCCCCCTTCCCTGCCGCGGGCCAATCCGGACTCGACCCGGCGCGCCTGGCTCAGTATCTCGTCGCGCGAGGCCTCGCGCATCACCGCGTCCTTGAACCCCGCGTCGCGCATCACGAAGGCGAGCCGCGAGAGCAGATGCAGGTGAGAGCGCACGGTGGGGCTGATGATGGTGAAGAGCACGCGCACCGGTTTGCCGTCTATCGCGTCGAACTCGATCGGATGCTCCAGGAAACAGAGAGTGATGCCGGGGCGCTCGACGTTGAGCACTATCGGGTTGCGGGCGTGCGGGATCGCTATGCCGTCGCCGATGCCGGTGGAGCCGAGCGCCTCACGGGCCATCAGGATCTTGTGCAAAAATCCGCGATCCACGTCGTCCGGGAGCCGCAACATATCCACAACCGATTTCAGCGCCGCGGTCTTGTCCGCACCCGCCACGCGGTAGAATATGCCGCCGGACTCTATCGCCTCCACGAAGGTAGGCAGAGGACCGGAATCCTGCTCAGCCGGGGCCAAGGCCTCCTCGGAGATCGGCATCCGTTTCGCGCTCGCCCACTCCAGGACCTCGGCCCGGCTGAAACGGTAATGGTCCTTCAGTTTATATGAGGGGATCTCCCCCTTGCTGACCCAGCGATAGATCGTCTTTTCAGAGACATTCAGCAGTGCGGCAACATCCTTGACCATCAGCTTCATAATAATGCCTCACGATTCTCAATATAGGACTCTAAGGAACTT from bacterium carries:
- a CDS encoding proton-conducting transporter membrane subunit, yielding MALLLSAIALVAFSGVPALVGRGRGGGIAAALAMIGAATGLVFSTLAFLRGDLVSYFHAWPIPYAAFSVGLDPLSSFFLIPIFLLTALSALYGRAYMRGRAGAGRSPLFFGLLAAGMAMVVIARNGMLFLISWEMMAIASFFLVTLDDDRANVRRAGITYLVATHIGTAFLLALFALMAAHAGSMEFSEWKGAAASLPSAGALFILALVGFGTKAGFMPLHVWLPEAHPAAPSHVSALMSGVMIKTGIYGLMRILTLLGAPPEWWGWTLIAIGAISGVMGVLYALAQHELKALLAYHSVENIGIIAIGFGLGLFGVSRGMPVVAFLGFGGALLHVLNHAIFKGLLFLGAGAVIRASGTGEIDRLGGLLKRMPHTAAAFLVGSAAISGLPPLNGFVSEFLIYLGAFAILVTPGATI
- a CDS encoding PTS sugar transporter subunit IIA, whose protein sequence is MKLMVKDVAALLNVSEKTIYRWVSKGEIPSYKLKDHYRFSRAEVLEWASAKRMPISEEALAPAEQDSGPLPTFVEAIESGGIFYRVAGADKTAALKSVVDMLRLPDDVDRGFLHKILMAREALGSTGIGDGIAIPHARNPIVLNVERPGITLCFLEHPIEFDAIDGKPVRVLFTIISPTVRSHLHLLSRLAFVMRDAGFKDAVMREASRDEILSQARRVESGLARGREGGA